From Bacillus kexueae:
ATATTAAATACTTCGAACATTTCTTTACGCTCAATAGACCCCTTCTCTTCAATAAATGAGAATATCGGTGGAATCGGCCAAGAGCCGTAATCAATTTCAGCCCCTAATCCTTCAGGCATCATTCGTGGAATGTTTTCAATGAATCCTCCACCTGTAATATGCGCCATTCCGTGAATATCACATTTTTTTAACGCTTGTAATACAGGATTGACATAAATTTTCGTCGGAGTTAAGAGTTCATATCCTAATTTTTGCTGGAACGGCTCGTACACATCTTGTAAGTTTAATTGATGGTCTTCTAGTAATATCTTTCGAACTAGTGAGAATCCGTTAGAATGAATTCCAGATGAAGATAGGCCGATTAGTAAGTCCCCTTCTTTTATTTTCTCTCCAGTGACGATTTGTGATTTTTCAACGACACCTACTGCAAATCCAGCGATGTCGTATTCATTTTCGTCATAAACACCAGGCATTTCAGCGGTTTCTCCTCCTATTAGTCCGCACCCTGCCTGCTCGCAGCCGTCTGCAACACCTTTTACAATCTGTTCGATTTTCTCAGGTTCTGCCTTTCCAACACCTAAATAATCAAGAAAAAATAGTGGTTCAGCTCCTTGCGCTAATATATCATTGACACACATTGCAACGGCATCTATCCCGATCGTATCGTGTTGATTCATTTGAAATGCAAGCTTTAATTTCGTCCCGACTCCATCTGTTCCAGAAACGAGAACAGGTTCCTTATAGGGTAAAGATGATAAGTCAAACATGCCGCCAAAACCGCCGAGCGTCCCCATCACACCTAGTCGATTTGTTTTGGCCACATGCTTTTTCATGCGAGCAACTGCTTCGTATCCTGCATGTATATCTACTCCCGCCTCTTTATATGCTTTGGACATATTCATCCTCCTAGCTGATTATTAAACCGATAAAAATCATCAGTGGGGGATAAACCTCCACTGACGTTATTAACAAATTACTCTTTTTCATGCGGTAATACAGTATCTTCATAAATATCAGTTGGATATTTTCCAGTAAAGCACGCCATGCATTGGCCTCTGAATTCTCCATCATACGTACGACCAATTCCATCTAAAAGCCCCTCATTCGATAAAAAGGCTAAACTATCCGCTCCAATGACTTGACGTATTTCTTCCACTGAGTGAGAAGATGCAATCAACTCTTCATGAGTCGAAGTATCGATTCCATAAAAGCATGGATTCGCAATAGGGGGCGAGCTTATCCGAACATGAACTTCCGTTGCTCCAGCTTCCCTTAACATATTGACGATTCGTTTCGAAGTAGTTCCGCGAACGATGGAATCATCGACCATCACAACCCGCTTTCCTTCCACTACTTTTCGTACAGGTGATAATTTCATCTTTACTCCTTGTTCTCGTAGGGATTGAGAGGGTTGAATAAAAGTACGTCCAACATACCGGTTTTTAATAAGCCCGAGTTCATACGGAATACCAGACTCTTCTGCAAAGCCGATCGCAGCCGAAATACTAGAGTCTGGTACACCCGTTACAACATCCGCTTCAATCGGAGCTTCTAACGCGAGCTTCTTCCCGAGATTTTTTCTCGCTGTATGCACATTGATTCCTTCAATATTACTATCAGGTCTTGAAAAATAAATAAATTCCATCGAGCAAATGGCACGATTAATATTTTTTGAGAATCTCTCGCTTCTTAAACCTTCATCATCGATAATTAATAATTCTCCTGGTTCTACATCTCGCTCATATTCCGCTCCAATGACATCAAACGCACATGTCTCAGAAGCGACAACATACGCATCACCCAATCGCCCAATGGACAGAGGACGAAGACCATTCGGATCAAGAGCAACCATCATTTCCGTTTCCGTCATAATCAGAAATGCATAGGCACCTTTAATCATTTGCAGGGCATTTTTCACTTTATCCTTTAATGAAGAATACCCGCTTCGCTTAATTAAATGAGCGAGCACTTCCGTGTCCGAAGTCGATTGAAAGATACTTCCTTGATTCTCTAACTGATGCTTTAAACCAGACGCATTTACTAAATTTCCATTATGCGCTAAAGCAAGGCTTCCGTTTTGAGAACGGAATAGAAGCGGTTGAACATTCGCATATCCACCACCACCAGCTGTTGCATAGCGGACGTGCCCAATTGCTGCCTTTCCGATTAAATCATTTAACTGCCCTTGAGCAAATACTTCAGAGACTAATCCAAGCCCTTTATAACCTACAAGCTTTTCTCCGTCGGAAACGACAATTCCTGCTCCTTCTTGACCACGATGTTGGAGGCTATGCAATCCATAGTAAGTAATTTGGGCAGCGTCTCGGTGTCCCCAGACACCGAAAACGCCGCACTCTTCATTTAGCCCCTTGATTTCAGCAAGCATGGAATAGCTCCTTTCCAAGCACGCTCCAGTTCAAGAGCTGTCGCTTTGATTAGCTCTTCACCAGATTCATGCTTTACGTTTAATTCTCCATCCTTTGTTACCGTTCCGATTTGCTTTGCATCCACTAGTTGTTCAAAATCTTTTTGATGCTCACGCTTGATGGAAACAACAATGCGAGATTGAGATTCACCAAATAATGCAGCAGCAACCTCACCCGAAATTTCCACAGATGCTCCTAGACCAGCTGTTCCGATCATACTTTCCGCTAACGCAACTGCTAGACCACCTTCAGCTACGTCATGAGCCGATTGAACGAATCCTTGTTGGATTGCTGCTAACAGTTGTGTTAACTGACTTTTCTCAACTTCTAAATCAATGGCTGGTGCTTGGCCAAAGATTTTTCCTTCTAACATTTTTTGCAGTTCACTACCGCCGAATTCCGGTTTCGATTCACCGATTAAATAAATGAGGTCTCCTTCTTCTTTAAATGACTGAGTAGTAATATGGGAAAGGTCTTCAATTAACCCCACCATCCCTACAACAGGTGTTGGATAAACTGCTGTACCATTCGTTTCGTTGTATAAAGAAACATTTCCACCGATAACCGGTGTATCTAATTGACGGCAAGCCTCACTCATTCCATCAACCGATTTTTCAATCTGCCAAAAGATCTCCGGTTTTTCAGGATTCCCAAAATTCAAACAATCCGTAATAGCTAATGGCATAGCTCCAGAACAAACGATGTTTCTTGCTGCTTCAGCAACAGCAATTTTTCCGCCCATTTCCGGATCAAGATAAAGGTAACGAGAATTACAATCGGTTGTCATCGCAAGTGCTTTGTTTGTTTCGCGAATGCGGATAACTGCCGCATCTGATCCAGGGGATACGACCGTGTTTGTCCGTACCATATAATCATACTGATCGTACACCCACTCTTTACTTGCAATGGTCGGTTGCTGAAGCAATTGAAGTAATGTCTCCTTGTAGTTTTCAATGTTCGGTTGATATGGTGCCATTTCCTTAAATTCTCGATAATAGGCTGGTTCTACAGATGGTTTATGATACACTGGTGCGTCCTCTGCTAATGCATCAACCGGAATTTCTGCAACAACCTCACCCTTATGGAATAATCGAAGCATTTTATCATCTGTTACTTTCCCAATCGCAACAGCTTCAAGATTATATTTCTCAAATAAGTCAATAATCTCTTGTTCACGACCTTTTTCAATGACAAGTAACATACGTTCCTGTGATTCAGATAACATCATCTCATACGGAGTCATTCCAAGTTCTCGCTGTGGAACGAGGTCTAAGTTCATTTCAATTCCAGATCCCGCTTTACTTGCCATTTCAGCAGAGGAGCTTGTTAACCCAGCTGCTCCCATGTCTTGAATCCCAACTAACGCATCTGACTTAATAACCTCTAAGCAAGCTTCAAGTAATAACTTCTCCATAAAAGGGTCCCCAACTTGAACAGCCGGACGCTTTTCATCGGATTCATCCGTTAGCTCCTCAGAAGCAAATGTTGCACCATGAATACCGTCACGACCAGTTTTTGCCCCCACATACATGACAGTATTTCCGACACCTTTTGCTTGCCCTTTCTTAATATCTTCATGATTAATCAGTCCGACACACATTGCATTTACAAGTGGATTGCCTTCATAAGAAGGATCGAATTGCACCTCTCCCCCTACCGTCGGGATTCCAATACAGTTACCATACCCCGCAATTCCTGCGACAACTTCTTCAAATAAATATTTCACACGCGGGGAGGTAAGCTCTCCAAATCGTAAAGAGTTTAATAAAGCTACAGGGCGAGCCCCCATTGAGAATACATCACGAATAATACCACCAACACCTGTTGCTGCCCCTTGATAAGGCTCAATCGCAGAAGGATGGTTATGACTTTCTATTTTAAAAACTACAGCTTGTTGATCGCCAATATCGACGATACCCGCTCCTTCTCCCGGTCCTTGCAGTACACGTTCCCCTGAAGTAGGAAACTTTTTTAATACAGGTTTTGAATTTTTATAACTACAGTGCTCTGACCACATAACCGAGAAAATCCCGATTTCTGTATAGTTCGGTAAACGACCTAAAATTTTTTCAATTAGGGCGAACTCTTCATCACTAACGCCCATTTGTTGATAAATTTTTTCTTCCTTAATCATTTGAGATGATGGTTCAAGCATTAGTGACATGAGCTTCCCTCCAACTTTTCACAATTGATTTGAATAATTTTAAGCCATCTGCACTTCCTAGTAGATTATCTACTGCACGCTCTGGATGTGGCATCATTCCTAATACATTCCCTTGTTCATTGACAATACCCGCAATGTTTTGCAAACTACCATTTGGGTTATCTTCATACGTAAAGACAATTTGATTATTCTCAATCAACTTCGTGAGTGTTTGTTCATCACAATAATAGTTTCCTTCGCCATGAGCAATCGGAATCGTAATGCGCTCACCTTCTTCATAAAGAGAGGAGAACATCGTATTCGCATTCTGAACGCGTAATGTTACCGGACGACACATGAACTTAAGGTTTTCATTTCGACGCATCGCTCCTGGTAGTAGTCCGACTTCAAGTAAAATTTGAAATCCATTACAAACGCCTAATACGGGCTTTCCTTCCTTTGCAGCTTTTACAACCTCTTTCATTACATTGGCAAAGCGAGCAATGGCACCTGATCGTAGGTAGTCCCCGTATGAAAATCCACCCGGAAGAAGAATCCCATCATATTGGCTTAAATCCGTCGCATCATGCCAAACGTATTCTACTTCCTCGCCTAATTCATCTTTAATCGCATGAAACATGTCAACATCACAATTCGATCCTGGAAAGACGATTACCGCGAATTTCACTGCGCGACTACCTCCTCAATCTCATATCGGTAGTCTTCAATCACTGGGTTAGCCAGTAACTTATCGCACATTTCTTTTACCTTGTCCTCAACGTTTTTATCCGTTTCTTCGATTAGAAGTTCCATGTACTTTCCAATGCGAACATCTTGAACTTCTGTATAATTCATAGAATGTAAAGAACCTTTTACCGCGTTCCCTTGTGGATCTAAAACACTTTCGCGTAATGTCACATAAACTTTTACTTTGTACATGGTTTGTTTCCTCCTAATCGATTTAAAATTTCTTCATAAGCTTCTGTTAGCGAGCCAATATCTCGTCTGAAGACATCTTTATCAAGCTTTTCTTTCGTATGGATATCCCAAAGTCGACAAGTGTCAGGGGAGATTTCATCTGCAAGTAACA
This genomic window contains:
- the purQ gene encoding phosphoribosylformylglycinamidine synthase subunit PurQ, translating into MKFAVIVFPGSNCDVDMFHAIKDELGEEVEYVWHDATDLSQYDGILLPGGFSYGDYLRSGAIARFANVMKEVVKAAKEGKPVLGVCNGFQILLEVGLLPGAMRRNENLKFMCRPVTLRVQNANTMFSSLYEEGERITIPIAHGEGNYYCDEQTLTKLIENNQIVFTYEDNPNGSLQNIAGIVNEQGNVLGMMPHPERAVDNLLGSADGLKLFKSIVKSWREAHVTNA
- the purM gene encoding phosphoribosylformylglycinamidine cyclo-ligase, with amino-acid sequence MSKAYKEAGVDIHAGYEAVARMKKHVAKTNRLGVMGTLGGFGGMFDLSSLPYKEPVLVSGTDGVGTKLKLAFQMNQHDTIGIDAVAMCVNDILAQGAEPLFFLDYLGVGKAEPEKIEQIVKGVADGCEQAGCGLIGGETAEMPGVYDENEYDIAGFAVGVVEKSQIVTGEKIKEGDLLIGLSSSGIHSNGFSLVRKILLEDHQLNLQDVYEPFQQKLGYELLTPTKIYVNPVLQALKKCDIHGMAHITGGGFIENIPRMMPEGLGAEIDYGSWPIPPIFSFIEEKGSIERKEMFEVFNMGIGFVLAVPEDDMPKAIEALEENGEKAFIIGRVKKGEGVTFGGGEL
- the purS gene encoding phosphoribosylformylglycinamidine synthase subunit PurS, encoding MYKVKVYVTLRESVLDPQGNAVKGSLHSMNYTEVQDVRIGKYMELLIEETDKNVEDKVKEMCDKLLANPVIEDYRYEIEEVVAQ
- the purF gene encoding amidophosphoribosyltransferase; this encodes MLAEIKGLNEECGVFGVWGHRDAAQITYYGLHSLQHRGQEGAGIVVSDGEKLVGYKGLGLVSEVFAQGQLNDLIGKAAIGHVRYATAGGGGYANVQPLLFRSQNGSLALAHNGNLVNASGLKHQLENQGSIFQSTSDTEVLAHLIKRSGYSSLKDKVKNALQMIKGAYAFLIMTETEMMVALDPNGLRPLSIGRLGDAYVVASETCAFDVIGAEYERDVEPGELLIIDDEGLRSERFSKNINRAICSMEFIYFSRPDSNIEGINVHTARKNLGKKLALEAPIEADVVTGVPDSSISAAIGFAEESGIPYELGLIKNRYVGRTFIQPSQSLREQGVKMKLSPVRKVVEGKRVVMVDDSIVRGTTSKRIVNMLREAGATEVHVRISSPPIANPCFYGIDTSTHEELIASSHSVEEIRQVIGADSLAFLSNEGLLDGIGRTYDGEFRGQCMACFTGKYPTDIYEDTVLPHEKE
- the purL gene encoding phosphoribosylformylglycinamidine synthase subunit PurL, with the translated sequence MSLMLEPSSQMIKEEKIYQQMGVSDEEFALIEKILGRLPNYTEIGIFSVMWSEHCSYKNSKPVLKKFPTSGERVLQGPGEGAGIVDIGDQQAVVFKIESHNHPSAIEPYQGAATGVGGIIRDVFSMGARPVALLNSLRFGELTSPRVKYLFEEVVAGIAGYGNCIGIPTVGGEVQFDPSYEGNPLVNAMCVGLINHEDIKKGQAKGVGNTVMYVGAKTGRDGIHGATFASEELTDESDEKRPAVQVGDPFMEKLLLEACLEVIKSDALVGIQDMGAAGLTSSSAEMASKAGSGIEMNLDLVPQRELGMTPYEMMLSESQERMLLVIEKGREQEIIDLFEKYNLEAVAIGKVTDDKMLRLFHKGEVVAEIPVDALAEDAPVYHKPSVEPAYYREFKEMAPYQPNIENYKETLLQLLQQPTIASKEWVYDQYDYMVRTNTVVSPGSDAAVIRIRETNKALAMTTDCNSRYLYLDPEMGGKIAVAEAARNIVCSGAMPLAITDCLNFGNPEKPEIFWQIEKSVDGMSEACRQLDTPVIGGNVSLYNETNGTAVYPTPVVGMVGLIEDLSHITTQSFKEEGDLIYLIGESKPEFGGSELQKMLEGKIFGQAPAIDLEVEKSQLTQLLAAIQQGFVQSAHDVAEGGLAVALAESMIGTAGLGASVEISGEVAAALFGESQSRIVVSIKREHQKDFEQLVDAKQIGTVTKDGELNVKHESGEELIKATALELERAWKGAIPCLLKSRG